The following coding sequences are from one Xiphophorus couchianus chromosome 7, X_couchianus-1.0, whole genome shotgun sequence window:
- the LOC114148846 gene encoding zinc finger MYM-type protein 1-like isoform X1 — MKRQGGRIDSFFIKRSKSGTDQTGFSSDISSPGSSCPENSHEKESLANTNPPSPVPSKEESENTESSAPDQDDDEPEGAIAGDTTDLFSAVSSTPFAFPKGPSDISKSKEQGPVQPSLTNFPRTQHGTRKRTFHSSWYKDYSWLEYSVIKDSSYCFACRHFSLPNAPDSVFASHSGFSNWKKALSKESGFKLHSKLEHHVNAMYAWSQYKRANEGNTTMLNSINTNRKKVVEENRYYIKTIADVLLLTATQNIAQRGHQESGDSRNKGNFLAILDEIAKHDQLIEKKLRGCANAKYTSHQIQNEILQGLAEMVQTEIIKEVKECEVFSVIADETKDLQKKEQMSLVVRYYYNGVIHESFLCFQAAESLNAAGLSAMIISCLEKHGLDYRNNLVGQGYDGASVMSGKHSGVSARIQSNARFAFYVHCNAHCLNLVLVDATKAVPEVVDFFALLQQLHNFVSGSYVHLRWLDVQKELYPAEQPRELQALSDTRWACRYTACRTMRDRLPAVLRLLQDIALERNGERTVEARGLLLQIDIQFLGLLVTFCKVLGDAKCLSDMLQSSTLDLARAVDLVGALIDTFQDYRNEKYFDELWKEVEELAEKSKISVKIDRRNPRLSSKFLDSLVMSTIGQRKCDDEGFPRPLFNQVLDCLIAELKRRFSKKNCEIMQGVQSLNPKSATFLNEEPLIAFGHIFESDLDDLKHEVHQIRRLLDQRIKSDLGTPSTLLDFILFLEPYKEVLHELFRLCKIAVVSPVSTASCERSFSALKLIKSYLRTTMADARLSHIGTLSIESRRARGLNMDDFVTYFASSHNNRRILLL; from the exons ATGAAAAGACAGGGAGGCAGGATAGACAGCTTCtttataaaaagaagcaaatcagGCACAGATCAAACAGGGTTCAGCTCTGACATCAGCAGTCCTGGTAGCTCATGTCCTGAGAACAGTCACGAGAAAGAAAGTCTGGCAAACACCAATCCACCATCACCAG TTCCATCAAAGGAGGagtctgaaaacacagaaagctcTGCGCCTGACCAGGATGATGATGAGCCAGAAGGGGCAATTGCAGGAGATACCACTGATCTCTTCTCAGCAGTGTCCAGCACTCCTTTTGCTTTTCCAAAAGGACCCAGTG atatttcaaagtcaaaagaaCAGGGCCCTGTTCAGCCAAGTTTGACAAACTTCCCCAGAACTCAGCATGGAACAAGAAAGAGAACTTTTCACAGCTCCTGGTACAAAGACTATTCTTGGTTAGAATATTCTGTTATTAAAGACTCCTCCTACTGCTTTGCCTGTAGGCATTTTTCTTTGCCTAATGCACCAGATAGTGTCTTTGCTTCGCATTCCGGCTTCAGTAATTGGAAAAAGGCATTGTCCAAGGAGTCTGGATTTAAGCTTCACTCAAAGTTAGAGCACCATGTAAATGCAATGTATGCATGGAGTCAATATAAAAGGGCTAATGAGGGAAATACAACCATGCTAAATTCTATAAACACAAACCGGAAAAAAGTGGTGGAAGAAAACCgttattatattaaaacaatagcCGATGTTCTTCTTTTgactgcaacacaaaatattgctcAAAGGGGTCATCAAGAGTCTGGGGACTCTAGAAATAAGGGAAACTTTTTGGCTATATTGGATGAAATAGCAAAGCATGATCAGTTAATTGAAAAAAAGCTTAGAGGATGTGCCAATGCAAAATACACAAGTCATCAAATCCAAAATGAAATTCTTCAGGGCTTAGCAGAGATGGTACAGACTGAAATCATAAAAGAAGTGAAGGAATGTGAAGTGTTCAGTGTTATtgcagatgaaacaaaagacttgcaaaaaaaggaacaaatgtcTTTGGTTGTACGATATTATTACAATGGTGTCATCCACGAAAGCTTCCTATGTTTCCAGGCAGCTGAAAGCCTTAATGCAGCAGGTCTTAGTGCAATGATCATTAGCTGTCTTGAGAAACATGGTCTGGACTACAGGAATAACCTAGTGGGACAGGGTTATGACGGTGCATCCGTCATGAGTGGGAAGCATTCTGGTGTATCTGCCAGAATTCAGAGCAATGCcagatttgcattttatgttcATTGTAACGCACATTGCTTGAATTTAGTCCTTGTTGATGCTACCAAAGCAGTCCCTGAGGTCGTTGACTTTTTTGCACTTCTACAGCAGCTTCATAACTTTGTGTCTGGCTCTTATGTTCATCTGAGGTGGCTTGACGTGCAGAAAGAGTTGTATCCAGCAGAACAACCCAGGGAGCTCCAGGCACTTTCAGATACGAGGTGGGCCTGCAGGTATACGGCATGCCGTACCATGAGAGACAGACTTCCAGCAGTTCTGAGATTGTTGCAGGATATTGCACTTGAAAGAAATGGCGAAAGAACAGTGGAGGCAAGGGGCCTGCTTCTTCAAATAGATATCCAATTTTTAGGTCTTTTGGTTACCTTTTGTAAAGTGCTTGGTGATGCCAAATGTCTTTCCGACATGCTTCAGTCCAGCACTCTTGACCTAGCAAGAGCTGTAGATCTAGTAGGTGCTCTTATAGACACTTTCCAGGACTACAGAAATGAAAAGTACTTTGATGAACTATGGAAAGAGGTTGAGGAACTTGCTGAGAAGAgcaaaatcagtgtaaaaattGACAGAAGAAATCCAAGATTAAGTTCAAAATTTCTTGACTCACTTGTAATGAGCACTATAggacagagaaaatgtgatgaCGAGGGCTTCCCCAGACCACTCTTTAATCAGGTGCTTGACTGTCTCATAGCGGAGTTAAAGAGgcgtttttcaaagaaaaattgtgaGATCATGCAAGGAGTGCAGTCCCTAAACCCCAAAAGTGCAACTTTCTTGAATGAGGAGCCTCTGATTGCTTTTGGACATATCTTTGAGTCAGATTTAGATGACCTGAAACATGAAGTGCACCAAATAAGGCGTTTGCTTGATCAGAGAATAAAGAGTGATTTAGGCACACCTTCTactttgcttgattttattctgtttcttgaACCTTATAAAGAggttttacatgaattattcaGACTTTGCAAGATTGCAGTAGTTAGTCCAGTTAGTACTGCTTCTTGTGAGAGaagcttttctgctttaaaattaattaaaagttaccTAAGGACAACAATGGCTGATGCCAGGCTAAGTCACATTGGAACACTTAGCATAGAGTCAAGGAGGGCACGGGGCCTCAACATGGATGACTTTGTAACATATTTTGCTTCATCTCACAACAACCGAaggattttacttttatga
- the LOC114148846 gene encoding zinc finger MYM-type protein 1-like isoform X2 has product MYAWSQYKRANEGNTTMLNSINTNRKKVVEENRYYIKTIADVLLLTATQNIAQRGHQESGDSRNKGNFLAILDEIAKHDQLIEKKLRGCANAKYTSHQIQNEILQGLAEMVQTEIIKEVKECEVFSVIADETKDLQKKEQMSLVVRYYYNGVIHESFLCFQAAESLNAAGLSAMIISCLEKHGLDYRNNLVGQGYDGASVMSGKHSGVSARIQSNARFAFYVHCNAHCLNLVLVDATKAVPEVVDFFALLQQLHNFVSGSYVHLRWLDVQKELYPAEQPRELQALSDTRWACRYTACRTMRDRLPAVLRLLQDIALERNGERTVEARGLLLQIDIQFLGLLVTFCKVLGDAKCLSDMLQSSTLDLARAVDLVGALIDTFQDYRNEKYFDELWKEVEELAEKSKISVKIDRRNPRLSSKFLDSLVMSTIGQRKCDDEGFPRPLFNQVLDCLIAELKRRFSKKNCEIMQGVQSLNPKSATFLNEEPLIAFGHIFESDLDDLKHEVHQIRRLLDQRIKSDLGTPSTLLDFILFLEPYKEVLHELFRLCKIAVVSPVSTASCERSFSALKLIKSYLRTTMADARLSHIGTLSIESRRARGLNMDDFVTYFASSHNNRRILLL; this is encoded by the coding sequence ATGTATGCATGGAGTCAATATAAAAGGGCTAATGAGGGAAATACAACCATGCTAAATTCTATAAACACAAACCGGAAAAAAGTGGTGGAAGAAAACCgttattatattaaaacaatagcCGATGTTCTTCTTTTgactgcaacacaaaatattgctcAAAGGGGTCATCAAGAGTCTGGGGACTCTAGAAATAAGGGAAACTTTTTGGCTATATTGGATGAAATAGCAAAGCATGATCAGTTAATTGAAAAAAAGCTTAGAGGATGTGCCAATGCAAAATACACAAGTCATCAAATCCAAAATGAAATTCTTCAGGGCTTAGCAGAGATGGTACAGACTGAAATCATAAAAGAAGTGAAGGAATGTGAAGTGTTCAGTGTTATtgcagatgaaacaaaagacttgcaaaaaaaggaacaaatgtcTTTGGTTGTACGATATTATTACAATGGTGTCATCCACGAAAGCTTCCTATGTTTCCAGGCAGCTGAAAGCCTTAATGCAGCAGGTCTTAGTGCAATGATCATTAGCTGTCTTGAGAAACATGGTCTGGACTACAGGAATAACCTAGTGGGACAGGGTTATGACGGTGCATCCGTCATGAGTGGGAAGCATTCTGGTGTATCTGCCAGAATTCAGAGCAATGCcagatttgcattttatgttcATTGTAACGCACATTGCTTGAATTTAGTCCTTGTTGATGCTACCAAAGCAGTCCCTGAGGTCGTTGACTTTTTTGCACTTCTACAGCAGCTTCATAACTTTGTGTCTGGCTCTTATGTTCATCTGAGGTGGCTTGACGTGCAGAAAGAGTTGTATCCAGCAGAACAACCCAGGGAGCTCCAGGCACTTTCAGATACGAGGTGGGCCTGCAGGTATACGGCATGCCGTACCATGAGAGACAGACTTCCAGCAGTTCTGAGATTGTTGCAGGATATTGCACTTGAAAGAAATGGCGAAAGAACAGTGGAGGCAAGGGGCCTGCTTCTTCAAATAGATATCCAATTTTTAGGTCTTTTGGTTACCTTTTGTAAAGTGCTTGGTGATGCCAAATGTCTTTCCGACATGCTTCAGTCCAGCACTCTTGACCTAGCAAGAGCTGTAGATCTAGTAGGTGCTCTTATAGACACTTTCCAGGACTACAGAAATGAAAAGTACTTTGATGAACTATGGAAAGAGGTTGAGGAACTTGCTGAGAAGAgcaaaatcagtgtaaaaattGACAGAAGAAATCCAAGATTAAGTTCAAAATTTCTTGACTCACTTGTAATGAGCACTATAggacagagaaaatgtgatgaCGAGGGCTTCCCCAGACCACTCTTTAATCAGGTGCTTGACTGTCTCATAGCGGAGTTAAAGAGgcgtttttcaaagaaaaattgtgaGATCATGCAAGGAGTGCAGTCCCTAAACCCCAAAAGTGCAACTTTCTTGAATGAGGAGCCTCTGATTGCTTTTGGACATATCTTTGAGTCAGATTTAGATGACCTGAAACATGAAGTGCACCAAATAAGGCGTTTGCTTGATCAGAGAATAAAGAGTGATTTAGGCACACCTTCTactttgcttgattttattctgtttcttgaACCTTATAAAGAggttttacatgaattattcaGACTTTGCAAGATTGCAGTAGTTAGTCCAGTTAGTACTGCTTCTTGTGAGAGaagcttttctgctttaaaattaattaaaagttaccTAAGGACAACAATGGCTGATGCCAGGCTAAGTCACATTGGAACACTTAGCATAGAGTCAAGGAGGGCACGGGGCCTCAACATGGATGACTTTGTAACATATTTTGCTTCATCTCACAACAACCGAaggattttacttttatga
- the LOC114148846 gene encoding zinc finger MYM-type protein 1-like isoform X3 yields the protein MKRQGGRIDSFFIKRSKSGTDQTGFSSDISSPGSSCPENSHEKESLANTNPPSPVPSKEESENTESSAPDQDDDEPEGAIAGDTTDLFSAVSSTPFAFPKGPSDISKSKEQGPVQPSLTNFPRTQHGTRKRTFHSSWYKDYSWLEYSVIKDSSYCFACRHFSLPNAPDSVFASHSGFSNWKKALSKESGFKLHSKLEHHVNAMYAWSQYKRANEGNTTMLNSINTNRKKVVEENRYYIKTIADVLLLTATQNIAQRGHQESGDSRNKGNFLAILDEIAKHDQLIEKKLRGCANAKYTSHQIQNEILQGLAEMVQTEIIKEVKECEVFSVIADETKDLQKKEQMSLVVRYYYNGVIHESFLCFQAAESLNAAGLSAMIISCLEKHGLDYRNNLVGQGYDGASVMSGKHSGVSARIQSNARFAFYVHCNAHCLNLVLVDATKAVPEVVDFFALLQQEL from the exons ATGAAAAGACAGGGAGGCAGGATAGACAGCTTCtttataaaaagaagcaaatcagGCACAGATCAAACAGGGTTCAGCTCTGACATCAGCAGTCCTGGTAGCTCATGTCCTGAGAACAGTCACGAGAAAGAAAGTCTGGCAAACACCAATCCACCATCACCAG TTCCATCAAAGGAGGagtctgaaaacacagaaagctcTGCGCCTGACCAGGATGATGATGAGCCAGAAGGGGCAATTGCAGGAGATACCACTGATCTCTTCTCAGCAGTGTCCAGCACTCCTTTTGCTTTTCCAAAAGGACCCAGTG atatttcaaagtcaaaagaaCAGGGCCCTGTTCAGCCAAGTTTGACAAACTTCCCCAGAACTCAGCATGGAACAAGAAAGAGAACTTTTCACAGCTCCTGGTACAAAGACTATTCTTGGTTAGAATATTCTGTTATTAAAGACTCCTCCTACTGCTTTGCCTGTAGGCATTTTTCTTTGCCTAATGCACCAGATAGTGTCTTTGCTTCGCATTCCGGCTTCAGTAATTGGAAAAAGGCATTGTCCAAGGAGTCTGGATTTAAGCTTCACTCAAAGTTAGAGCACCATGTAAATGCAATGTATGCATGGAGTCAATATAAAAGGGCTAATGAGGGAAATACAACCATGCTAAATTCTATAAACACAAACCGGAAAAAAGTGGTGGAAGAAAACCgttattatattaaaacaatagcCGATGTTCTTCTTTTgactgcaacacaaaatattgctcAAAGGGGTCATCAAGAGTCTGGGGACTCTAGAAATAAGGGAAACTTTTTGGCTATATTGGATGAAATAGCAAAGCATGATCAGTTAATTGAAAAAAAGCTTAGAGGATGTGCCAATGCAAAATACACAAGTCATCAAATCCAAAATGAAATTCTTCAGGGCTTAGCAGAGATGGTACAGACTGAAATCATAAAAGAAGTGAAGGAATGTGAAGTGTTCAGTGTTATtgcagatgaaacaaaagacttgcaaaaaaaggaacaaatgtcTTTGGTTGTACGATATTATTACAATGGTGTCATCCACGAAAGCTTCCTATGTTTCCAGGCAGCTGAAAGCCTTAATGCAGCAGGTCTTAGTGCAATGATCATTAGCTGTCTTGAGAAACATGGTCTGGACTACAGGAATAACCTAGTGGGACAGGGTTATGACGGTGCATCCGTCATGAGTGGGAAGCATTCTGGTGTATCTGCCAGAATTCAGAGCAATGCcagatttgcattttatgttcATTGTAACGCACATTGCTTGAATTTAGTCCTTGTTGATGCTACCAAAGCAGTCCCTGAGGTCGTTGACTTTTTTGCACTTCTAC AGCAAGAGCTGTAG
- the LOC114148846 gene encoding uncharacterized protein LOC114148846 isoform X4, with protein MKRQGGRIDSFFIKRSKSGTDQTGFSSDISSPGSSCPENSHEKESLANTNPPSPVPSKEESENTESSAPDQDDDEPEGAIAGDTTDLFSAVSSTPFAFPKGPSDISKSKEQGPVQPSLTNFPRTQHGTRKRTFHSSWYKDYSWLEYSVIKDSSYCFACRHFSLPNAPDSVFASHSGFSNWKKALSKESGFKLHSKLEHHVNAMYAWSQYKRANEGYLYQ; from the exons ATGAAAAGACAGGGAGGCAGGATAGACAGCTTCtttataaaaagaagcaaatcagGCACAGATCAAACAGGGTTCAGCTCTGACATCAGCAGTCCTGGTAGCTCATGTCCTGAGAACAGTCACGAGAAAGAAAGTCTGGCAAACACCAATCCACCATCACCAG TTCCATCAAAGGAGGagtctgaaaacacagaaagctcTGCGCCTGACCAGGATGATGATGAGCCAGAAGGGGCAATTGCAGGAGATACCACTGATCTCTTCTCAGCAGTGTCCAGCACTCCTTTTGCTTTTCCAAAAGGACCCAGTG atatttcaaagtcaaaagaaCAGGGCCCTGTTCAGCCAAGTTTGACAAACTTCCCCAGAACTCAGCATGGAACAAGAAAGAGAACTTTTCACAGCTCCTGGTACAAAGACTATTCTTGGTTAGAATATTCTGTTATTAAAGACTCCTCCTACTGCTTTGCCTGTAGGCATTTTTCTTTGCCTAATGCACCAGATAGTGTCTTTGCTTCGCATTCCGGCTTCAGTAATTGGAAAAAGGCATTGTCCAAGGAGTCTGGATTTAAGCTTCACTCAAAGTTAGAGCACCATGTAAATGCAATGTATGCATGGAGTCAATATAAAAGGGCTAATGAGG GGTACTTGTACCAATGA